In Limnobaculum parvum, one DNA window encodes the following:
- a CDS encoding M20 aminoacylase family protein: MYQELKDWFDDLKRIRHDLHSHPEIGFDTQRTSDIVADYLTQWGYEVHRGIGKTGVVGQLKCGLGSKTIGLRADMDALPMQEATGLPYSSTISGASHSCGHDGNTTMLLAGARLLAERKNFSGTLNVIFQPAEEGQGGAPAMINDGLFERFPCDYVFALHSMPNAENNKLFYVQPGAMLSSSDRVTINIKGRGGHGAEPQNTIDPVVVGSNVVLALQSIVSRNTAPKDRAVVTVASFLAGREGSYNIIPETAQMLLSVRSMDNAVRNMMLENIERIATHVCSGMGAKAEVVVQSIAPAVVNDAFAANLAREVAISVLSEEDCPKSFQPYMNSEDFAYMLEACPGAYALLNNGNTPNCHQPDYDFNDDLILRGGAYWTALTERYLREE; encoded by the coding sequence ATGTATCAGGAATTGAAAGACTGGTTTGATGATTTAAAAAGAATTCGTCATGACCTGCATTCTCATCCGGAAATCGGTTTTGATACCCAACGTACCAGCGATATTGTTGCTGATTATTTAACTCAATGGGGCTATGAGGTTCATCGAGGGATCGGTAAAACCGGCGTTGTTGGTCAACTGAAATGCGGTTTAGGCAGCAAAACGATCGGGTTACGTGCGGACATGGATGCGCTTCCTATGCAGGAAGCGACCGGACTGCCTTACTCAAGTACTATTTCTGGTGCCAGCCACTCCTGCGGTCATGATGGCAATACCACCATGCTGCTGGCAGGCGCTCGCTTATTGGCAGAACGTAAAAATTTTAGCGGTACGCTGAATGTGATTTTTCAACCGGCAGAAGAGGGACAGGGCGGTGCTCCGGCCATGATCAACGACGGTCTCTTTGAGCGTTTCCCATGTGATTATGTTTTTGCTCTGCACAGCATGCCAAATGCAGAAAATAATAAATTGTTCTACGTACAGCCCGGCGCCATGCTTTCTTCGTCCGATCGCGTCACCATCAATATTAAAGGACGTGGCGGCCACGGTGCGGAACCTCAAAATACGATTGACCCGGTAGTGGTGGGTTCCAACGTGGTTCTGGCTCTTCAGAGTATCGTTTCCCGTAATACCGCACCGAAAGACCGCGCGGTGGTTACCGTGGCTTCGTTTTTGGCGGGTCGGGAAGGTTCCTACAACATTATTCCTGAAACCGCTCAAATGTTACTTAGCGTTCGCAGCATGGACAATGCGGTCAGAAATATGATGCTTGAAAACATTGAACGTATCGCAACGCATGTTTGTAGCGGTATGGGAGCCAAAGCGGAGGTAGTCGTTCAGTCTATTGCACCGGCGGTGGTTAACGATGCCTTTGCCGCTAATCTGGCTCGTGAAGTGGCTATCAGCGTGCTGTCTGAAGAGGATTGCCCTAAATCCTTCCAGCCCTATATGAACAGTGAAGATTTTGCCTACATGCTGGAAGCGTGTCCGGGTGCTTATGCACTGCTGAATAATGGCAACACGCCAAACTGCCATCAGCCGGATTATGACTTTAACGATGATCTGATCTTACGCGGCGGTGCTTATTGGACGGCGCTGACAGAACGTTATTTGAGGGAAGAATAA
- a CDS encoding LysR substrate-binding domain-containing protein — protein MSVKMNHLKAFKEVAERGSIRSASRSMGISQPALTRNIKDLENQMGVSLIERNSNGITLTVYGEYFLNHAKLILKELELAQDGIRQQLEKFNGSVSIGMGGSVALSILPEVAAWFRKDYPEAKMYIYEEQVDALLNSLRNGELDFCINTANPEMHNGEFDFEALFTLDYAIFVRQDHPLAGVASLNELKDQSWILPITRSGYHQKVLDMLTENGLNPEVSFYINNVSGAVELLKKTDCFSILSHDLNQSDRNDHGIVPLNIDLSLPPATYYIVCRKSSPLLPLAQKLIHFFRLECNARTRKRASVRQ, from the coding sequence ATGTCAGTGAAAATGAATCACCTTAAGGCATTCAAAGAAGTGGCCGAACGAGGCAGTATTCGATCCGCCAGCCGCTCAATGGGAATATCTCAACCTGCACTGACCCGAAACATTAAAGATCTTGAAAATCAAATGGGCGTGTCGCTGATTGAACGCAATTCTAACGGCATCACACTGACGGTATACGGCGAATACTTCCTCAATCATGCCAAACTTATCCTGAAAGAGCTGGAGCTGGCGCAAGACGGCATTCGGCAGCAGCTAGAAAAGTTTAACGGCTCGGTTAGCATCGGCATGGGTGGCAGCGTCGCCCTGAGCATTTTGCCTGAGGTCGCAGCCTGGTTTAGAAAAGACTATCCCGAAGCCAAGATGTACATCTACGAAGAACAGGTAGATGCACTGCTGAATAGCCTAAGAAATGGGGAGCTGGATTTTTGCATCAATACCGCCAATCCAGAAATGCATAACGGCGAGTTTGATTTTGAAGCGCTGTTTACCCTCGATTACGCTATCTTTGTCCGACAGGATCACCCGCTGGCCGGCGTGGCTTCCCTTAATGAACTCAAAGATCAAAGTTGGATCCTACCGATCACGCGTTCAGGGTATCACCAGAAAGTGCTGGATATGCTGACAGAGAATGGGCTGAATCCGGAAGTTTCATTCTATATTAACAACGTTTCCGGTGCGGTTGAGTTACTGAAAAAAACCGACTGTTTCAGTATTCTTTCTCACGATCTCAACCAATCCGACAGGAACGATCACGGCATTGTGCCCCTTAATATTGATTTGAGTCTCCCACCTGCAACTTACTATATTGTTTGCCGAAAAAGCAGCCCGCTGCTGCCGCTGGCACAAAAGCTTATCCATTTTTTCAGGTTGGAATGCAATGCCAGAACCAGAAAAAGAGCCTCAGTGCGCCAGTAA
- a CDS encoding TerD family protein produces the protein MLQSLKPGENTSLSQAKGQVRVSHSVGTNLDINLTAFLVTDSGKTINDNDMVFFNAPHHASGAASFIPPVTQGSTVSHSIDFDLSRLPANITKIAITLTQDGSAGGFSTVNDLRAQVLTAGNTLELTPGVFSQETGIIVLELYVRNDQNKARAVWQGFASGLAGLCNLYGIEVEESAPVAAAAPAPVNMKKTLVTLTKPDSSHKISLLKGDSAPKSIRVSATWIDNGDGIDNDDLDLRVGILRPDGQMSIIQAPDKSGAFNADPFVFHTGDVVTASVSAPGCETVEINPAISRLMGGKVALVCSVYSAISNGIVAIASLKPTMRMEYGDQIVDCAFEFKKGFFNSMVYTYVIGIIEIDQDNITLRPSGITSKAGSESTPWLTRTGDEISLTMDGPYVFKGKKISRSGSKRYI, from the coding sequence ATGCTTCAATCGTTAAAACCCGGTGAGAATACCTCACTTTCTCAGGCCAAAGGGCAAGTACGAGTATCCCATTCTGTTGGTACCAATCTTGATATTAATCTGACTGCTTTTTTAGTCACTGATTCTGGAAAAACCATTAATGATAATGACATGGTTTTCTTCAATGCTCCGCATCATGCTTCCGGCGCAGCCTCGTTCATCCCACCCGTGACCCAAGGCTCTACCGTAAGTCACAGCATTGATTTTGATCTTTCACGCCTTCCGGCAAATATCACCAAAATTGCCATTACGCTGACGCAGGATGGTAGTGCTGGCGGCTTCTCCACCGTCAATGATTTACGAGCTCAGGTGTTAACGGCTGGCAATACGCTGGAATTAACTCCCGGAGTGTTCTCGCAAGAAACCGGTATTATTGTGCTGGAACTGTATGTACGGAATGACCAGAACAAGGCCCGAGCCGTATGGCAGGGGTTTGCATCCGGGCTTGCGGGATTGTGCAATCTTTACGGTATCGAAGTAGAAGAATCTGCACCAGTGGCTGCCGCAGCGCCCGCTCCGGTAAATATGAAAAAAACCTTGGTCACCCTAACGAAGCCAGACAGCAGTCATAAAATTTCGCTGCTTAAAGGGGATTCGGCTCCCAAAAGTATCCGAGTTAGCGCAACCTGGATTGATAATGGTGATGGCATAGATAACGACGATTTGGATCTCAGAGTGGGTATTCTCCGTCCTGATGGTCAGATGTCTATTATTCAGGCTCCCGACAAGAGCGGTGCGTTTAATGCCGATCCTTTTGTGTTTCATACCGGCGATGTGGTAACCGCAAGTGTTTCTGCTCCAGGCTGTGAGACCGTTGAAATTAACCCGGCAATCTCTCGCTTAATGGGTGGAAAAGTTGCCCTAGTTTGCAGCGTGTATTCAGCCATAAGCAATGGTATTGTCGCCATTGCCTCGCTCAAACCCACCATGCGTATGGAATACGGCGATCAAATCGTTGACTGTGCCTTTGAATTTAAGAAAGGTTTCTTCAATAGCATGGTTTATACCTATGTGATTGGTATTATTGAAATTGATCAGGATAATATTACTCTGAGACCTTCTGGTATAACCTCCAAAGCGGGCAGCGAATCCACACCATGGCTTACCCGTACAGGTGATGAGATCTCGCTAACGATGGATGGCCCTTATGTGTTTAAAGGAAAAAAAATTTCCCGTAGTGGTAGTAAACGCTACATATAA
- a CDS encoding cytochrome P450: protein MMHHLSTDICHYLYSLADEQNGENVSLELNGVPTLIIQNREDAEYVLRRNYDNYEKNMTWFKQALGSSRFFENGQVWKRHKNLTQPFLNCFDDHQTVELSIRHAQWGVAQFIEASSAGQATLDDSVFRKMAMAVFIENFFPISLEESGINIENIAELMEFSSEFSFIPAGSLNIQHRRRLVKLRALRRQVNADLKIFRDPERRNALLERILSVESEPDSQVVLEEELMAFLAAGSESTAATMSWVCYLLASHPEQQEMLYQEVINHPHPICGEDLSQMPRLMTFISEALRLYPPIPIIIRQSLGNDKIGNDIISERQNIIISFIGIMRNQNVYQNPGELNLRDDTYSPLNDKESGIGISFSHGQRVCGGKQFALVELAGFVHTFLKQASFALTSDLPPRFYWKSQMVNQGGQPVSVTPRSV from the coding sequence ATGATGCATCACTTAAGTACGGATATTTGTCATTATTTATACTCGTTAGCGGATGAACAGAATGGCGAGAACGTTTCGCTTGAGCTCAATGGTGTGCCCACATTGATCATCCAGAATAGGGAAGATGCTGAGTATGTTTTACGCCGTAACTATGATAACTATGAAAAGAACATGACCTGGTTTAAACAGGCCTTGGGCTCATCGCGTTTTTTTGAAAATGGTCAGGTCTGGAAACGACATAAAAACTTAACCCAACCGTTTTTAAATTGTTTTGACGACCACCAAACGGTCGAACTCTCCATCCGTCATGCACAATGGGGAGTGGCACAGTTTATTGAAGCCAGCAGCGCGGGTCAGGCTACGCTTGATGACAGCGTGTTCCGTAAGATGGCTATGGCCGTATTTATTGAGAATTTCTTTCCGATTTCGCTGGAAGAGTCAGGCATCAATATTGAGAATATTGCGGAACTGATGGAGTTCAGCTCCGAATTCTCTTTTATACCGGCGGGTTCGCTGAATATCCAACATCGAAGAAGACTGGTTAAGCTACGGGCATTACGTCGGCAGGTTAATGCGGACCTGAAAATATTTAGGGATCCTGAGCGTAGAAACGCGCTATTGGAACGTATCCTTAGTGTGGAATCAGAACCGGACAGTCAGGTGGTATTGGAAGAGGAACTGATGGCATTTTTAGCGGCTGGCTCAGAATCGACGGCGGCAACCATGAGTTGGGTTTGCTATTTGCTGGCAAGCCACCCTGAGCAGCAAGAAATGCTTTATCAGGAAGTGATAAATCATCCTCATCCGATTTGCGGAGAAGATCTTAGTCAAATGCCAAGGCTAATGACCTTTATTTCCGAGGCGTTACGCCTGTATCCACCAATACCTATCATTATTCGTCAGTCGCTAGGCAACGATAAGATTGGTAACGACATCATTAGTGAACGGCAAAATATCATCATTTCGTTTATTGGTATTATGCGTAACCAAAATGTATATCAGAATCCGGGTGAGCTTAATCTTCGAGATGACACTTATTCTCCCCTGAATGATAAAGAGAGCGGCATTGGTATCTCTTTTAGCCACGGGCAGCGCGTATGCGGCGGTAAACAGTTTGCTTTAGTGGAATTGGCCGGATTTGTTCATACTTTCCTGAAGCAGGCTTCATTTGCCCTTACCTCTGATTTACCGCCTCGTTTTTACTGGAAGTCGCAGATGGTAAATCAGGGCGGGCAACCGGTTAGCGTTACACCACGCTCGGTTTAA
- a CDS encoding SH3 domain-containing protein gives MARAKHSNMMITIIVIAVIGFFFKSEKPASSDKLSSQTTTAALSQPLSPHQITPSSPQTLAITQYVKAEKLNVRISPNGKVIASLKQGQKVSVHEQKDSWSRVTPDNEPAGWVSSALLCNTANCYISHPQAVITPVTLRSQPKPQPAARSINYSNSGCSCSSGRICIGPRGGRYCITSGGNKRYGV, from the coding sequence ATGGCCAGAGCTAAACATAGCAATATGATGATTACCATCATCGTCATCGCTGTTATCGGATTCTTCTTCAAATCAGAAAAGCCAGCTTCTTCAGATAAATTGTCATCACAGACTACAACAGCGGCTTTATCACAGCCTTTATCGCCCCATCAAATCACCCCATCATCACCTCAAACGCTGGCAATAACCCAATATGTAAAAGCCGAAAAGCTTAACGTACGCATTTCACCCAATGGAAAAGTTATTGCTTCACTTAAACAAGGGCAGAAAGTATCAGTCCATGAACAAAAAGATAGCTGGTCAAGGGTTACACCTGATAATGAGCCAGCCGGGTGGGTCTCTTCGGCTTTACTGTGTAATACCGCTAATTGCTATATCAGTCATCCACAAGCGGTCATCACACCCGTCACTCTGCGTTCTCAGCCAAAGCCACAGCCGGCTGCACGTTCTATCAACTATTCAAACAGTGGATGTTCATGTTCTTCAGGGCGTATTTGTATTGGGCCTCGCGGTGGGCGGTATTGCATTACTTCCGGTGGAAATAAACGATATGGCGTTTAA